GGGGGCGCACGGGGGAGAAGGTCTCGTTAGCGCTAGCAGGAGGGACACGGCTCACAATACATCTGGAGCTGATGTAATGTTGGGAGCAAAGTGCAAGGCCAGGTCAGTTTCTAATCACATCAGCCCTTGGTGACAAGAGGCCTATCAGCCTTGGCTCCGTGGCTAGGAGCTAGGCCCAGCACAGTCTCAGGAGGCCTGTGCCATTAAGGCCAGTTCCCAAGGCTGATGTGATTGAAGGCCCAGAGGCTGTGGGGTGCCTGGACCTGGGAGGGTCGGTGGCACTTCCAGTTGTCCCTATTTCTTCACTTTTGCGTCGTAGGTGCCAGCATTCTTGTAGGCCCCCACATAGCCGCTGGTGTCTACGATGTTCTCCCGCCCGCTCTTCCCTTTGCCCTTGCCACTCTCATCGAAGCGCTCCTTGTGCGAGCCCGTGTACTTGGTGGTGTCCGTCAGCCTGTCCACCGCCCCGCCAGTTGTGGCTTTCTGTCAGCAAGAAATGGGGCAGGGGAGTCAAACACAAGCAATTATAGCCCTTCCCaggcccctccatcccccacgTGCCCTTCCaggcccctccatcccccacgTGCTTGTCCTAGGCCCCTCCGTCCCCCATGTGGCCTCCCCAGGCCCTGTCCTGTCAGTCCCCCACAGACCATGACGCTGGCCCACTCCCCCACCTGTCCCTCATTGTTCCAGACACCTCCATTCCCCATGCACTCTCTGGACCCCATGCTGTCCCCACTGCTCAGGACCCTGCCCTTAAGTTGTCACAGCCCCCCCAGATCCCTGCCTCTTCCAGGACACACTGCTTTGCTATGTGACATTTGTGGGGCTCCCAGTGGCCCAGAGCAGCATCTGCATATCCGCAGACAGACCCACCGTCTTTGcccggccccccacccccccactcctgctccacTTGTCCGAGAAGAGCAATCACTCACAGTGACGCCTACGTTGGTCGGCTCCTTCCCTGCCACCAGCTGGCAGATGGATTCGTATGCTTCCTCCTTGCTCTTGCCCTTAAACCTCTTtggggccagctcctctagggccTTTTTGAATTCCTCGTAACCAATGACTCTGGCTGTCTTCCCTCTGCAAGACACAAGGGCTGGGGCGTGACCTAGTGCAAACACTTCACTAGAAGGGTAGCTGCTGCAAGACAGAGCCCGGGGCTGCATTTGCAAATGGCACTTGTATTCCCAGCTGTGGCAGGGAGCCCCAGGTGACCAGCCCTGCTACCCAGACAGGTGGTCTTTGAGGGAAAAGAGGAACGTTTGATGCACCCGTTACTGAAATAGTTGAGGTGAGAACTGCTTCAGGGACACAGGGATCCCtcctccagaaaggcagccaCGGCTGAGCAGAACCTGGCAGCTGTTCTACAGAACAGAGGAGAAGAATCTTAGCTCTGGCTGAGAGTGCAGGAGACACAAGACCTGACACACCAAGTTCTTGTTCATTGACCGTTAATCCTTAGGGTCAAGGCCTTGTCCTCAGAGTGCGACCTCATCCAGCCCCGGGTCAACGTGGATGTGGGGGGGCTATTTGTGAGGCCCTGTAGTCCAAGATGCGCCTGCAGGAGCCGGTCCCTGGCAGGCCGTAACCCCTTTGCAGGCGAGGGCCGTGTCGCTGGACAAGCTCTTGTTTCCAGGCAAACATCCCTGTTCCATCTACCCATCCCCAACCCTGGCTCCACTGAGCCAGCAGCAATGCAGCCCGGTCACATTTAGGGTTAAATACTTTATGAGATGGGCAGAATCTTGTTCCCAGGGAACTGCAggacagcagggagggagggcagaggagagggactTACTCATCACGTGAGATTTCATGGGGGTCTGCAGGGGGCCGCAGGCGATGAGAATGGTGCTGTAGCCTGGGGgttagggcctgcagctgggagagcagagccTCAAGTTGAAGTCCCCGCTCAAGTGACTGTTTGAGTATTTTACATAACGTGTTACAAGAGCCCACAGGAGCCTGGTTCCAGCGCACCCCATACCTCCGTGGCTAGGGCACTCCCCAGGGaggcacaggagctctgggcTCACGTCTTCACACCGTAACGGCAGAGAGGGAATTTGAAGTCAGTGTCCCACAGCCTAGCTGAGtgctccagcctctggactaTTGCTTATAGGAGGGGCGCTGGCTTGATTTTTTGCAAGAAAGGACGGAGTGACCTGGTTTGGTGCTTAACTTCcggagagggttcatggctgtgaatcctgaGCAGCCCCCAGTTAGGCTCCTAATACCCGGAAGCAGCCGGGGCTTAGTTCctacccctctcctcagcatttcctgctgtctagcttaggcagctccctgctgagcATATGGGCTTTTGTGGATCCCGTCTGTAAgcacctaaggccttgtctacactagacaatTAAGTCAGCATGACTACGTggcacaggggtgtgaaaaagccacacccccGAGTGGCGTGGTTAAGCCAGCCTCGTCTCTTTGGAGACggcactaggttgacagaaggatTGTTCAGTGTAGACGCTACCTGTGCAGATGGGCGGGATTCTCCCGTGGTGggtaatccacctcctcaagaggcGATACCTCAAGATGTcgctggaagaattcttccgtcactttagctaccgcctctcaaggaggtggattgCATACGCCAGGAGAATCCCCATCTGCtcaggcagtgtctacactgcagctctaCCGCAGTGCAGGTACAGCGGCACAGCACGGCATTttaagcgtagacaagccctaactctcCCCGTCCCTGCACGCCTACCTCAGAGCTGTCACAGTGCGAATTCCCTTTTGTGGATATAGCCCAGGGCTTCTCTGGCATCATCTGTACATAGTAACCAGTATCGAAGGCCCCACGCACTCTGCGGACAGCCCCTCCCAAACTCCGCTGCACGGGCTGTGGGTTTGGCAGACTCTACGGCCGATTCCGGGTGTTCTGCAGCAGCCTCAGATCTATTCAAATCGAGGTTCCTGCAGAATCCGATGTGCCGATGAATAATCCAGCAGCCCCACACCTTCTTTATAGTCTCAAGTGGTTGCCCCAAACTTCCAGGTGTCGAGATGCCATAGATTTCTTAATGGGGAGCGAGTAACTGCCCCGCCGACGTTGTCAGGGCGAAGCTGGGACTtttggctctgggaggagtgaAGGGCAGGTTGGGTGTGTGGGATAAGCATGCGAGCTGACTGGTTCTGCTCAAATGATCAGCAACGCAATCATTCACATGTCTATTGAAATGGCCAGTTTAGGTTACGGGGTTAACAGGCCGTTGGGTTAAATGGGGCTGTTTACCCGTCTTGGAGCCAATGTTTCAGGCGCTTGCGAGATTCAGGCAGGTGTCACTGCACCGTTCACTCGGGTCACGTAGTCAAGGCTCTTTCCAACAGTGAGGCTAGAAACGTGTGTGTGTCTATATGAAAGCTGAGCAGCCATGTAACAATGTGCTGCAAATAGCCAGGAGTGAGATGTGGGGAGGGTTGTCTGGTGGCCGGTCTCTGGTGGACAAGAAACTCTGTCCTGGATGCCAGGCTCCTCTAAGCTCCATGCAGAGTCTgacagggctggagggggctgAAATGAATGACCTGGGAATGCGCCCATGGGCGACCCAGCAGGGTGGCCTGGCGGTGCTGGCCCTACTGAACTCCAGGAGCCAGCCGCTGATGTAGAGCCGGCTGTAGGGAAGGGAAGCGAGGGAGCCACTTACTTCACTTTGGAGAAGACGATGTCCACGTCTGTGCCGGTGACCCCTTTGCCGTCCATTACTTTACACTCCTTGCACAGTTTGGCCCAGTTTTTCCCAGTCATTTCTTGCCCTGTAGCTTTGGTGTCTCCATAGATGGCAAACTTCCGGAAGCTCTCTTCCAGCGCTGCCACGTCAGTGCTTCCAGCCATGCTGACCCTTGGTAGGCAGAGACAAAATGGATCCAGTTACTACGCAAACTCCAGCAATCACACCAGATACTGTGCGTACCATCTGTGCACCCCTGCACCCTGCAACACCCCTTAGACCGCTGCCTCCCACAAAAGCCCGGCCCCTTCACGACTAAGCTGCACCGGCAGACGTGGAAGTGGGGAGCCGAGGACTAGGAGAGCAGTGGGAGCTGAAGATCAGGCTTGGGGGGCGTTTGTAGAGCGCTGTGCGTGTGGGTCCCAGGGCTAGAATAGCAGAGgcgctgtgggtcgggactggggaGCTGTGTATGGGCCCCAAGGCTGGCACTgtgggtcaggacagagggccaTTGGCAGCGCTGTAGTGGGAGTGTTGGCTCAGTGCATTGAGACTGATgtaacattgcttcttttcctcctccttcagACAGCGCTGCCCTGGCTGATAACATTTCTCGTCAATATCAGGTTATCCTCTCCCTTTGGCAGTCGCCTCCGTGCCTGACTCCTACGGTTAGTAATCCCCTTGGAAAGCTGTCACCAAGAGACTTTTTCACAGCTAAACTGGTTGCGCTAAAGAGACGTGTTTTCCCTGATCAGCATCTCTGAAGCCAGCACATCAGTGCCATGAGCAGGGGAGGAACTGCCCGGCACTCCACAACGGCCATCCGCCACGTAGCAGTTAACATCCGGTGACTCCCCTTCGCTTTTCACAGCGCCTGTGGCCACCTCACACTCCCTGGCCACTCTGATTCTCACAGGCCTCTCCCACCTCTATGCATTAGCAAAGCACAGGTCAGCATCTTCAGGTCATCCCGGCACCTCCATAGGGGCTGGCACTGGGCGCTTGTCAGGCGCTGGCACCAGGGTGATTGCCTCTGGCAGCCCTCTGTGCTGGGAGTCTGGCACCGCACAGGGAACAGTGTGCAGGTGAGTGGGAACAGAGCAAGTGCTTCAACCTGTGTgaaaagggggtggagggacCCCAGTATATCAAAATGGCCACAGCTGGGCAAAGTACTTCAGCGcttgcaggtctgtcattgagcgTCAGGGCCAAGCCTTTCACCAGGGACTGGGGGGTCTGTGGGCCCAGCCTGGGACACCATACAGGGGCCTGGTTTACAGATGGGGGGGCAGCATCTTCTGAACCTCGGGACCCTTTAAGCTGTCGCCAACTGGGGAGCCAGCAGCACTGGTCTGTTTTGAAATGCCTTAACCCAGCAagctcccagctccaccccaccccacccctgcgcTCTTCCAGGTCCCTGGACACACCCAGCCACAGGGCAGAGTCACCCGGCCTGCCGGGCTGAGGGGATTGCCTAGCCCCGGGCCCTAGTTACAGTCTGACATTAAACAAAAACAGGCGTGTGGGCTTGTCGGCTGGCGTGGCCAGAGTTTGCGCTGCCTGGCGACCGTTGCTAGGGAGGGCTGTGCTGCTTGGAGCTGTTGCTGCGGGAGGCATGGTGGGGCTGGACTATTCGCATACGCACCGAGTCCAGAgcgacagggtgggtgaggtcatagctggtattgggccaacttctgttgttgagagaaCAAGCTTGGGAGTCACACCGAGCTCGTCTTCAGGTCTGGGAGGGGTCCTGCCAGCATCCCAGCTATTCACGCTGTTACATTACACACCTTGTCTCCCAAATATCTGGGGACCGGCacggctacagctacactgcacagCAGCCAGACGGGCCTCAGTTCCCTTACAACGCTGCTCGAACCAGGGCTCCAGGCGGCCTCATGTCTTCTCACCCCCCAGGCAGCCTGGCAGCACCAAGGCCCCCATCAGGGCAGCTGGCCtgaggctggcaatggggcaaTTGCAGGGGGAAAAGCCTAGGCTGGCACATAAAGCCACTCACAGCCTCATAGAGACACACACACGGGCACAGAGACACACTGACGAGCTGGCAGCCATGCCCAAGATCCGGGTGTGGCCACAATCAGGAGTTGTGGTACTCCCCCTCTTGTCTATTTCAGGCGCCTGGCGGCTCTGGTGCGCTCCTGCCAGGGCCCAGGGAAGGAGTTCATAGCGTCTGGCCTTCCCAATGGGAATCCACTCGGGCTGCTGCAGCAGAAACAGCTGCAGGCCATTAATCAGTGTGCGCGTAACCTGCCAGCAAAGCAGCATGACGCAGCCAAAGGGAGCCGGGTTCCCACGGCGGCTGGGCCCAGAGAAGGCTCTTGGCACcgattctctctctcccaggaAGTGGGCCTAACCAGCGTGTCCCTCTCCTTGGCTCAGGCAACTTTGGTCTTGCTGAACTGAGTTGATGGCCAGGGTTTGGCTAATGGACACAtcatccccacccagccccactgcaaTGCAGCTGCGTGCAAGCCGGGGGCCACACTGCAGggcagctagtccaacccccaggtCTTCTGCACAGCGCCATGGGCACTACCGTCTGTGCTGAGCAGACTAGCCCCTGTCTAGCCTGGAAGCTACACACAGCACCTGGGAAGAGCTGGTCTCCCAGCCAGGAGTGGGCCCTGATTTGCCAGGGATCATAACCTGATATTTCACACCTGATACACCACTAAGCCACCCCTTCTGGCTCTGCCTTCTCTTTCACTATCACAATTAGCCCTGAGCTAGCCGGGACTGGCAGGGCCCCAGAGACTGCCCATGCCAACATCCCTGCCAGGAGGAGTCCCTCCAGGGGCAGGACAGTGTGGGAGAGGGGGGtcggaggggtggcagggggcgaTGTGAGTCCTGCTGCTGCCAGGCTGTATCCGCTGTCGGTGGAGAGGTCCTTGCTCAGTCCAGTCATGCCAGCGCTCGGGTCAGTAGCGTCTACAGCTAATCTGACCGTCCCCCTTTCCAGGCTGTGAGCGTATATCCAGCGTGGGTTTGCAGGTGAGCAGGGGGCATAGGGATTGCAAGGAGGGGAAGGTGGGAAGAGGAAGAAGCTGCCAGCAGGACACAAACCTACGAGTTATTTCTGAATCCCTGAGCACCGCAGACACCGTGTGACAATACTGAGCAGCGTGGGACACAGTGCCATGCCCCGAGAGAGGCACCACGCAGGGTCCCGCCCTCTCCAGGGAGCGCTCAGTGAATTCACAGAGGCATAAGGGGGGGGCAAGCCCCAGAACACCACAGGCCACCGCGCCCCGGAGCAGGTCTTAAGTTTGTGTGCGGGAAGCCTGCTAGTGGCTCGGGTGCAGTACTGGGATAGGAGACCTGGgtcctgttcctggctctgcctttggcctgctgggtgatcctGGCTCATCTCtggtctcagtttccccagctgtgaaatggagGCTGGGTACGTCccttcttttgtaaagtgctttgggacctagggatgaaaagtgctaagtatCATTGCTGCGGTTTGCACGGGGGGACGTGTGTAAGGGCCGAGGGGAATGTGCAGGTGGATGCAGGGTACGGGTGTGGCCGGGGGCGATGCATGGGGGACGGGCGTGCTGCAGTGTGCCTGTCGTGGGCATTTCCTTTTTCTGGTCCCACGCATGGTGCATGGCTTGCGCCATGTGATGCACTGAAGGCAGCACCGATGCTGCGGGAGGTGCCGATGGGGGAGCACCCCATCTCCAAAGCTGTTCGGGGGgggagcagccagccagcctgctctGCAGGGCGTGTCCCTCCTTTTCACCCAAGTGAGCTGAGTCCCTGGAAGCGGCACACGCCGATCGCTGCAGATGAGCTCCAAGCCagctccctccatccctgcacaTCAGCCCAGTGCTCCCCCACAGGCCTAGTCCCCCGGGCAGGCAGGCCAGCTCGCTTCCCTGCTCTGCGCCCCCAGATGGGGGGAATTAGCCACCAGTCAGTGATGCCAATCCAGGCAGCCAGTGCACTGAGCAAGACCCCCCGTGTTGCCAGCCCGCCCgcacccccctcctcctgcagaaGCAGCCCATCCGCCTGCTGTTCTGCGGACTTACCGCCTGAAGTGCCTCTGCTGAGCTGCGGCCGGCGACCCGGAGAAGCCCTGCTCCCTCCTGGTCTGCAGACTGCAGTGCTGCTCGGAGGCGGCTGCGCTATTATCTGCTGTTTATTCCGGTAGCCATAGAGACAGCCTGCTAAACAGCCAGGGCGCGGAGCAGTCCTGTTCTAATGCAGGAGGGTGACCAAGGTCACTGCGAAGCGCTCCGCTCCCTCCCGCCTGCCGTGCCTGGGGCAGGAACGGGGCCTCTGCCCTTTCACGCCTCCATCAGGCCTGCTGGAGCAGAGCCCAGTGGTCCATTTGTGTCATCgctggtgctgggaaggggccgggcttgcagggctgggcGGGAGGCATCGATCCCCTCCCGTGGCTCTGGTTTTGCTTGTTCCCGGTgaggggtggtgggagggaaggcGGGGGCCAGGTGTCAGGGACAGGCTCCTCCTTCGTTGGCGGCATGGCTGGATCGGCACCCAAGTGCGGCTGCATCTCTGCCAGGAAGGGGGGGTGTCGGAGCAGCCCTGCAGGCCTCTGCCGTCAGACAAGCTAGGGACCCTCGCAGAAGGGTTATCCCCGGAGGGCCGGGGTGGCCAGACTGCAGCTTGtgagctcttttacagttaaagtggggctcgcagcgccccccccctccgcaccCCTCTGCCTACCAGGCTGGTGAGGGGggaggctcggggcttctgccctgcggcgttggtggggctaggggcttctgccagagacaaCGGGTGCCTGCtgagagcggggctgggggtggcacAATTTAAAAGTTTGCcccccaacagcttgagtcacGCCCCCCCCTTATcctcagtggcccctccctgcagctcccagctgttgagGCAACAGCAAACGCAGCGGCTCTCCCCACAGCTGCAGCTCACAGCTTGCCACCCTCAGCAGCTGCTGTGGAGGGAGGGGACCCAGTGGTACCATGTGACCAAGTGGGGCcggcaaaccctggcaaaaatctggggggCACGTGACCCCATGTGACCACACACCCATGTcgcctctggcttctgcccagcaaGGGCCACCCCGGTATAGGGCAgcgcagctctgggagggagtcgaGTGTAGTCTAGTCCAGGCATCAGCACAATGGGATTATTAAGTATGTTACTGGGGCTAATGCAGAAGATGGGGCAAGCCCAGCACAACTCTCCCCTCCAGGAGCACCCGGCAGGGCCAGCAGACGGACCAAACCTGGAAATGGAGCACATCGGCTGGGGCCATTCTACAGAGCACTGATCACAACAGAACGGCACTGCCAGGGCAAAAGGCTCAGCGCAGGGGTAAGGATGGGACACAGAGCGTATCCGCGCCCCAGGAGTACAGGGCTGGATACACTGCGTGTGGCCCTGGGGTGCCCAGGGGCTGGAGACAAAGTGTGTACGAGGCCGAGGTACAGAGCAGCTATTCAtatgggggcaggagctgggtacATGGTGCCTTTGAGTGCAAGGGAACAGGGGCACATGGCAGTTGGTACACAGATGTGCTGGGCGACAGACCGTCTGTATGTGCGATGCATATTGGTAATGGCggggctggggaaagaggtgggCATGCCCAGAGGCTGGGAACACGGTATGTCAGGTTGCCAAGGGGGTTGGGGACATGCATCCTGAAGCTGGGAAGATGGTCTGCATTGGTTGGGGTACACTGGATCTTGGTACACGTTGCAGATGGAGGCCCAGTTGGACTGGGAACGTGGTGTGTACATATGTGGGCTCACAGGGGTCTGGGTACATGTTGCATACAGCTGTCAGAGAACCGTGGATAGATATTGTGTCAGCACATATGTAATATAAAGGAACCACACGGCCACAGTGCAGTCCAAATAACCATGTGTATGAACTATACACAGTCCTAGTTACACAGACACAGCAGCTCTGGCAGGGTTCTGAGGCTGAACGATAGAAGCCAGTGAGGGCCACCAGAAGACCCACAGAATAGTTAAAAGGATGCTACCCAGTTCCTACACTCTACTGTAAGcggggtctgaatgagctctccccggCTAACTGGGGAGCTGGGGAAGATGACTTCAGGGACTGACCTGTTTGCATAGACACGCCCACTCCGCCTAGGTGCACAGTATGATGGGGCTGTTCGGGGCCAGACGATCACTTCTGGCTGATGTTGGATGGCAAATCACTCTGTGACAAGTGTCAGCCTTGTTGTGTGAATAAAGGGGCAGCAGAATTGTGCCGGGCAGGCCCTGATGGAGGGGTTCTCcctcagcagggaggaggggtgccAAAGCCCAGTGGAGATGAGAGAGGGTGAGGACAGGTGTTTTTGCCTTGTCGTGGGGGCTCTAAGGGCCCTAGCCACCACTTGACCcaccccctctccactgtttaaggACAGAGCTGATTAAGACCCAATTCAGAGTCTTTTGTTGTAGAGCTGAAATCAGTGATGACCTGGTCGAAGCGGTAAGCCTTAGACCTGCTTGGGACAGTGTCTCGGGTGAAAGatgctgcccagcctgcactaACAGTGAGACTCCCCCAGGAACAGcggaaatcactgagagctgtggtaAGTGGTGGGCCCTCAACACATCTCAGAGGCTGCAGTAGAGAAGGCAGGGGCAGAGTGAATGACAACAGAACAGCCGGTGACAGCCGCTGAGGTCTTGCTTGACGCCTTTCCTTCCCCCGCACCTCAGAACTGTGGGTCGTTGCTGATCAAAGACAACAACTGTGAGcagggtgtggtggagggagaggggagtggcatgttaaagggacGTTTGTTTGTCGGCTTTTCATACCACAAGGTGAGAGACtgaggaaaaggacactgcccaatgtacTCTAGG
Above is a genomic segment from Chrysemys picta bellii isolate R12L10 chromosome 14, ASM1138683v2, whole genome shotgun sequence containing:
- the TPPP3 gene encoding tubulin polymerization-promoting protein family member 3, with the protein product MAGSTDVAALEESFRKFAIYGDTKATGQEMTGKNWAKLCKECKVMDGKGVTGTDVDIVFSKVKGKTARVIGYEEFKKALEELAPKRFKGKSKEEAYESICQLVAGKEPTNVGVTKATTGGAVDRLTDTTKYTGSHKERFDESGKGKGKSGRENIVDTSGYVGAYKNAGTYDAKVKK